DNA from candidate division KSB1 bacterium:
CTTGGATGACGATGAACGATGGCTTGAGGTGTGAGAATGTGCGGGCTGTTCTGGCCACGTCCATGGGCGTCTTTGCAGGAACCTACGGAGGAGGCGTATTCTTCCATGCGGCGAATCGTTGACCTACTCCTCAGGGACCGTGTCCTGCTTCTGATTTGCGCATTCGGCCTGCTTGCCCGGGTCACATTTGTGGCCACCTTGGAGCCCAGGTTGTATTGGCCCATCGACGAAGGGGCCTACGACCATCTTGCCAAGGCGCTAGCTTCGGGCAAGGGCTACGTGACGCCAGAGGGGGAGTTCACCGCGTACCGGCCGGTGGGATATCCAGCCTTTCTCGCGCTGCTCTACTCGGTCTTTGGGCCCAATCTGGTCGTCGTTCGCCTGGTTCAGTCGCTGCTCACCACTGCCCTGGTGTGCGTGGTCTACTTGCTTGGCAGGCATCTCTTCACCAAGGAGGTAGCAAGAGTTGCAGCGGGCATGTGTGCCCTCTACCCGTACTACATTTACATTTCAGGAGTCCTGTACTCTGAAGCCTTGTCCGTCTTGTTGATGGCCTGTGGAGTCTATCTGTTCATCGCGGCATGCGAACGGCCAGCGACGGCAAAGTTTGTGATAGTCGGGGCGTTGTTGGGCGCTCTGGTCCTCACCCGACCAAACACAGTAGCGGCATTTCCTTTCTTTTTGGCTTGGTACATCTGGGTACCCGGCGTGCGGCGACGCGTGCCGGTGTGGATGCCAGGTGTGGCATTGGCAGTCGCCGCGCTCCTGATCCTGCCGTGGATGGCCAGAAACCAGGTCCGCCTTGGTGCGTTCACCTTGGCCACCAACGGAGGGCGGAACTTCTGGCTGGGGAATAACCCAGGTGCTACTGCGGACACCGGCAACGAAGTACCACTTACGCCGGAGCTGACTGCAAAGCTGGAGGGTGCTCGTTCAGAAGTGGAGCGCGATCGGGTCTATTATGCCTCCGGTTTGCAGTTCATTCGCCGCCAGCCTTCGCGCTTCCTCGGGCTCACAGCAAGCAAAGCCATTGCGTTCTGGCGCCTCTATCCGGTGCCATCTTCGGGTTTCAAGCAGCACGAAGGTTTCTCCAAACTGGCGAGTATTGTAACGTATGGCCCCATTTTGGTTTTGGCGATAGTTGGTCTGGCGGTCTCCTGGGCCAATGCGCCCGAAAGAAACCTTGCCTTTCTCTGCCTTTTTGTCTGTTTCAACGTTGCCCATGCGGTCTACATTTCAATTGTCCGCTTGCGGTTGCCATTGGATCTGTTCCTCATGACCTTCGCGGCATATGCGGTTACCCGTGCGCGTGAGTGGTGTGCGCAGCTAACATGCGGCAAGCGAGAAAAAAGCGTCGGACGTGTGGAGGAAAGATGAGCGCTCAAAGATTAACGACTGTGACGCCTGTACAGCCGCGGGTAAGAACCTGGAGCCGAGGAACGGCCTCTGCTCTGTTAGTGGCGATACGACCCAGGCAGTGGAGCAAGAATCTGTTGCTTTTTGCTGGCGTCATGTTCTCGCTGAACCTGGGTTCGGCCCCTCTGCTCATGCGGGCCTGTCTGGCTTTCGCGGTCTTTTGTTTTCTGTCCAGTGCCGTGTATTTGTTCAACGACGTCATCGACGCTGACCAAGACCGACGGCATCCACACAAGCGCTCGCGCCCGGTAGCAAGTGGGCGTCTGAGTCCTACGTTAGCCCTCACCACCGCAGGTGTGATGAGTACGGTGGGCATAACAGGAGCCATTCCGCTCGGGGGCCGATTCGCGGGCATTGCCATAGGGTACTTCGTGTTGATGAACCTGTACTCGGCATTCTTGAAGCGGGTTGCCCCTTTGGATGTCCTGGTCATCGCCGTAGGCTTTGTGCTTCGGGCCGTGGCAGGGGCGGTAGTCGTTGATGTGGCGATCTCCCAATGGCTTGTGGTCTGTACCACATTTCTCGCGCTCTTTGTTGCCCTATGCAAGCGGCGCCACGAACTGACGGCGCTGGGGGCCGACGCTACCGCGCACCGCCAGTCCCTTACTTCTTACAGCCCGGCGCTGCTGGACCAATTCATCATCCTGGCCGCGACCTCAGCGGTGATGAGCTATACTCTGTACACCCTTTCCCCGCGGACAGTGGCGGAGTTCGGGCACGCGAACCTGGTGTACACGGTGCCGTTGGTCGTCTTTGGCATCTTTCGTTACCTCTACCTTGTTCACTTGCAGAACGGTGGGGGTAACCCCGAGGTGCTTCTCTTCGGAGACCCGCCGCTGCTGGTGAGTATCGTGAGCTGGGCAGTGATGGCTGCGGCGCTCATCTACTGGATTTGACATGTAGGACGACAGGACAACCAGAGCAAAGAGCGTTCGTCGCATTGCAGCGGTACACGAGGCTATGAAATACGGAGCGGAAAGTGGAATGAAAGCAGTCACCTTCTGGCACAGAGCGACCGTGATGGGAGCAGTGTGGGCCTTGCTGGGGTTAGGAGTGCAAGCAGGGGTGCAAGTGGTGGGCACAGATCAAACAAGCGTTGTCCTGGAGTTAAGGGTCGATTCTCTCCAGGTGATCCCGCTGGAAGGGGAGCATGAGCAGGTGACGCTGTACCTTGACGGCTGTGGCACACTGTCCCAACCAGGAAGGCCCGTGCTGCCGGTGACAGGCACGATGGTGGGCGTTCCCCC
Protein-coding regions in this window:
- a CDS encoding glycosyltransferase family 39 protein, whose amino-acid sequence is MRRIVDLLLRDRVLLLICAFGLLARVTFVATLEPRLYWPIDEGAYDHLAKALASGKGYVTPEGEFTAYRPVGYPAFLALLYSVFGPNLVVVRLVQSLLTTALVCVVYLLGRHLFTKEVARVAAGMCALYPYYIYISGVLYSEALSVLLMACGVYLFIAACERPATAKFVIVGALLGALVLTRPNTVAAFPFFLAWYIWVPGVRRRVPVWMPGVALAVAALLILPWMARNQVRLGAFTLATNGGRNFWLGNNPGATADTGNEVPLTPELTAKLEGARSEVERDRVYYASGLQFIRRQPSRFLGLTASKAIAFWRLYPVPSSGFKQHEGFSKLASIVTYGPILVLAIVGLAVSWANAPERNLAFLCLFVCFNVAHAVYISIVRLRLPLDLFLMTFAAYAVTRAREWCAQLTCGKREKSVGRVEER
- a CDS encoding decaprenyl-phosphate phosphoribosyltransferase — its product is MSAQRLTTVTPVQPRVRTWSRGTASALLVAIRPRQWSKNLLLFAGVMFSLNLGSAPLLMRACLAFAVFCFLSSAVYLFNDVIDADQDRRHPHKRSRPVASGRLSPTLALTTAGVMSTVGITGAIPLGGRFAGIAIGYFVLMNLYSAFLKRVAPLDVLVIAVGFVLRAVAGAVVVDVAISQWLVVCTTFLALFVALCKRRHELTALGADATAHRQSLTSYSPALLDQFIILAATSAVMSYTLYTLSPRTVAEFGHANLVYTVPLVVFGIFRYLYLVHLQNGGGNPEVLLFGDPPLLVSIVSWAVMAAALIYWI